In Sphingomonas psychrotolerans, the following proteins share a genomic window:
- a CDS encoding VOC family protein — MHYLHTMIRVTDPEATVRFFELLGLQEVRRMESEKGRFTLIFLAAPEDSNGPGQRANAEVELTYNWPEDGKAPEIYSGGRNFGHLAYRVDDIYATCRRLMGGGVTINRPPRDGHMAFVRTPDNISIELLQAGDPLAPAEPWVSMPNIGAW, encoded by the coding sequence ATGCACTATCTCCACACCATGATCCGCGTCACCGATCCTGAGGCGACGGTGCGTTTCTTCGAGCTGTTGGGCTTGCAGGAAGTGCGGCGGATGGAGAGCGAGAAGGGGCGCTTCACCCTGATCTTCCTCGCCGCGCCCGAGGATTCGAACGGTCCGGGCCAGCGCGCCAATGCCGAGGTCGAACTGACGTACAACTGGCCGGAGGACGGCAAAGCGCCCGAAATCTATTCCGGCGGACGCAATTTCGGGCATCTCGCCTACCGGGTCGACGATATCTACGCGACTTGCCGGCGGCTGATGGGCGGCGGCGTGACGATCAACCGGCCGCCGCGCGACGGGCACATGGCGTTCGTGCGTACTCCCGACAATATCTCGATCGAATTGCTCCAGGCCGGCGACCCGCTGGCGCCGGCCGAGCCCTGGGTGTCGATGCCGAATATCGGCGCCTGGTGA
- a CDS encoding NAD(P)H-dependent flavin oxidoreductase — protein MIDPAARFRALTGAAVPIVQAPMAGAGGVALAAAAIRGGAVGSLPCAMLDAGQIAAQAAEVRAAAGGPLNLNFFCHELDDAPDDGAWRTALAPFYDREGVTPPEAAAGLRRPFDAALCAAVEAVRPEIVSFHFGLPAPALLARVKAVAKVFGNATTVDEARFLARQGCDAVIAQGSEAGGHAGWFLEGHRPIGTLALVRRIVRAVDVPVIAAGGIVDGAGVAAALALGASAAQSGTAYLATPESLASPMHRNLLGSEAETVFTNLLTGREARGFRNRLIDALGPLSPIVPAFPHAATALAPLRAAAEADGREDYSPLWAGQGAALARAMPAETLTRLLAEEALAALRL, from the coding sequence GTGATCGACCCCGCCGCCCGCTTCCGCGCGCTCACCGGGGCCGCGGTGCCGATCGTGCAGGCGCCGATGGCGGGGGCTGGCGGAGTCGCGCTTGCCGCCGCAGCGATCCGGGGCGGGGCGGTGGGATCGCTACCCTGCGCGATGCTCGATGCCGGACAGATTGCGGCGCAAGCGGCGGAAGTGCGCGCGGCGGCGGGCGGGCCGCTCAATCTCAACTTCTTTTGCCACGAACTGGACGATGCGCCCGACGATGGCGCGTGGCGGACGGCGCTTGCCCCCTTTTACGACCGCGAGGGCGTGACGCCGCCCGAGGCGGCGGCGGGGCTGCGGCGACCGTTCGACGCGGCGCTGTGCGCGGCGGTCGAGGCGGTGCGGCCGGAGATAGTCAGCTTCCATTTCGGACTGCCGGCGCCGGCTTTGCTCGCGCGGGTCAAGGCCGTCGCCAAGGTGTTCGGCAATGCGACGACGGTGGACGAGGCGCGCTTCCTCGCGCGGCAGGGCTGCGATGCGGTGATCGCGCAGGGGAGCGAGGCGGGCGGCCATGCCGGCTGGTTCCTTGAAGGGCACCGGCCGATCGGGACCCTCGCGCTGGTGCGGCGGATCGTTCGCGCAGTCGACGTTCCGGTGATCGCGGCGGGCGGGATCGTCGACGGCGCGGGTGTGGCCGCGGCGCTGGCGCTGGGCGCGAGCGCCGCGCAATCGGGGACTGCCTATCTCGCCACGCCCGAGAGCCTTGCGTCGCCGATGCATCGCAATTTGCTGGGGAGCGAGGCGGAAACAGTGTTCACCAACTTGCTGACCGGACGCGAGGCGCGGGGCTTTCGCAACCGGCTGATCGACGCGCTCGGGCCGCTCTCGCCAATCGTGCCGGCCTTCCCGCACGCGGCAACCGCGCTCGCGCCGCTGCGCGCGGCGGCGGAGGCGGACGGACGGGAGGACTATTCGCCTTTGTGGGCAGGGCAGGGGGCTGCGCTGGCGCGGGCGATGCCGGCCGAAACCCTGACACGGCTGCTCGCCGAGGAGGCGCTTGCCGCGCTTCGTCTCTAA
- the gloB gene encoding hydroxyacylglutathione hydrolase, which produces MLDIVRIPALSDNYIWLVHDPASGETMVVDPAEAEPVLAAAGQRGWRISAIWNTHWHPDHTGGNAGIKAATGCTVIAPAAEAGKIPTADRLVGEGDSVRLGDHVATVIEVPAHTAGHIAYHFAEDVVVFVGDTLFAMGCGRLFEGTPAQMFANMQRLGALPPETRVYCAHEYTQSNGRYALVAEPDNQAIRARMAEVDRLRAAGEATVPTTIAAEIATNPFLRAGSVEILAERRAAKDVFRG; this is translated from the coding sequence ATGCTCGACATCGTCCGGATCCCTGCGCTCAGCGACAATTACATCTGGCTGGTCCACGATCCCGCATCGGGGGAGACGATGGTGGTCGATCCGGCTGAGGCCGAGCCGGTGCTCGCCGCGGCCGGGCAGCGTGGCTGGCGGATCTCGGCGATCTGGAACACCCATTGGCACCCCGATCACACCGGAGGCAATGCCGGCATCAAGGCCGCGACTGGCTGCACCGTGATCGCCCCGGCCGCCGAGGCGGGGAAGATCCCGACCGCGGACCGGCTGGTCGGCGAAGGCGATTCAGTCCGGCTCGGCGATCATGTCGCGACGGTGATCGAAGTGCCTGCGCACACTGCCGGGCACATCGCCTATCACTTTGCTGAGGACGTGGTGGTGTTCGTCGGGGATACCTTGTTCGCGATGGGCTGTGGCCGGCTGTTCGAGGGAACGCCGGCGCAGATGTTCGCGAACATGCAGCGGCTGGGTGCGCTGCCGCCCGAGACCCGCGTCTATTGCGCGCACGAATATACCCAATCGAACGGGCGATACGCGCTGGTCGCCGAGCCCGACAACCAAGCGATCCGCGCCCGGATGGCGGAAGTGGATCGGCTCCGTGCGGCGGGCGAGGCGACCGTCCCCACGACGATCGCCGCCGAGATCGCCACCAATCCGTTCCTGCGCGCGGGGAGCGTGGAAATCCTGGCGGAGCGGCGCGCGGCGAAGGATGTATTTCGCGGCTGA
- the hslU gene encoding ATP-dependent protease ATPase subunit HslU encodes MNENLTPKAIVAALDAHIIGQHDAKKAVAVALRNRWRRQQLSADLRDEVTPKNILMIGPTGCGKTEISRRLAKLADAPFVKVEATKFTEVGYVGRDVEQIARDLVEEAIRLEKERRRAAVKDKAEEAAMGRLLDALTGKDSSTATREAFKQRFHDGVLDNTEIEIEVEQAPSMPFDIPGAGPQMINLGEMMKGLSGTPLKRRKLNVRAAWDKLVEEEADKRLDQDEVSRQALADAEANGIVFLDEIDKIAVSDVRGGSVSREGVQRDLLPLIEGTTVATKYGPMKTDHILFIASGAFHVAKPSDLLPELQGRLPIRVELKALTEEDFVSILSDTKASLVQQYAALLGTEGVQIDFTEDGIRAVAKIAAEVNSELENIGARRLQTVMEKLLEEVSFDAEDRAGTTLVIDAAYVDKQLAAIARNTDLSRYVL; translated from the coding sequence ATGAACGAAAACCTCACTCCCAAAGCCATCGTCGCCGCGCTCGACGCGCACATCATCGGCCAGCACGACGCCAAGAAGGCCGTCGCCGTCGCGCTGCGCAACCGCTGGCGCCGCCAGCAGCTCTCGGCCGATCTCCGCGACGAGGTCACGCCGAAGAACATCCTGATGATCGGGCCCACCGGCTGCGGCAAGACCGAGATCAGCCGCCGCCTCGCCAAGCTCGCCGATGCGCCCTTCGTGAAGGTGGAAGCCACCAAATTCACTGAAGTCGGCTATGTCGGCCGCGACGTCGAGCAGATCGCCCGCGATCTCGTCGAGGAAGCGATCAGGCTCGAAAAGGAACGCCGCCGCGCCGCAGTGAAGGACAAGGCCGAGGAAGCCGCGATGGGCCGTCTGCTCGACGCGCTCACCGGCAAGGATTCGTCGACCGCCACGCGCGAGGCGTTCAAACAGCGCTTCCACGATGGCGTGCTCGACAATACCGAGATCGAGATCGAGGTCGAGCAGGCCCCGTCCATGCCGTTCGATATCCCCGGCGCCGGCCCGCAGATGATCAATCTCGGCGAGATGATGAAGGGCCTGTCCGGCACGCCACTCAAGCGGCGCAAGCTCAATGTCCGCGCGGCATGGGACAAATTGGTCGAGGAAGAGGCGGACAAGCGCCTCGATCAGGATGAAGTCAGCCGCCAGGCGCTCGCCGATGCCGAAGCCAACGGCATCGTCTTCCTTGACGAGATCGACAAGATCGCCGTCTCGGACGTGCGCGGCGGATCGGTCAGCCGCGAAGGCGTCCAGCGCGACTTGCTGCCGCTGATCGAGGGCACCACGGTGGCGACCAAATACGGGCCGATGAAGACCGATCACATCCTCTTCATCGCCTCGGGCGCGTTCCACGTCGCCAAGCCGTCGGATCTGCTCCCCGAACTCCAGGGCCGCCTGCCGATCCGCGTCGAGCTGAAGGCACTGACTGAAGAGGATTTCGTGAGCATCCTCTCGGACACCAAGGCGAGCCTCGTCCAGCAATATGCGGCGCTGCTCGGTACCGAGGGCGTCCAGATCGATTTCACCGAAGACGGTATCCGTGCGGTCGCAAAAATCGCCGCAGAGGTTAACAGCGAACTCGAGAATATCGGTGCGCGCCGGCTCCAGACGGTGATGGAGAAATTGCTCGAGGAAGTCAGTTTCGACGCCGAGGACCGGGCAGGCACCACGCTCGTCATCGACGCCGCCTATGTCGACAAGCAGCTCGCCGCCATCGCCCGCAACACCGATCTCAGCCGCTACGTGCTGTAA
- the hslV gene encoding ATP-dependent protease subunit HslV has protein sequence MSKDSNAWHGTTILSVRKSGKVVIAGDGQVSAGNTVMKPNARKVRPLGDGKVIAGFAGATADAFTLFERLESKLERHQGQLLRAAVELAKDWRTDKYLRNLEAMLIVADKDVTLVVTGNGDVLEPEAGVAAIGSGGNFALAAARALVDYETDPEKIARAAMKIAGELCVYTNDRLTVESLDSAN, from the coding sequence ATGAGCAAAGACAGCAACGCGTGGCACGGCACGACAATCCTCTCCGTGCGCAAATCGGGCAAGGTGGTCATCGCAGGCGACGGGCAGGTCTCGGCGGGCAATACCGTGATGAAGCCCAACGCCAGAAAGGTCCGCCCCTTGGGTGACGGCAAGGTCATCGCGGGCTTCGCCGGCGCCACCGCCGACGCCTTTACCTTGTTCGAGCGGCTCGAATCCAAGCTCGAGCGCCACCAGGGCCAGCTCCTCCGCGCCGCGGTCGAACTCGCCAAGGACTGGCGCACCGACAAATATCTCCGCAACCTCGAGGCGATGCTGATCGTCGCCGACAAGGACGTCACGCTGGTGGTCACCGGCAATGGCGACGTGCTCGAGCCCGAGGCCGGCGTTGCGGCGATCGGCTCCGGCGGCAATTTCGCCCTCGCCGCCGCCCGTGCGCTGGTCGACTACGAGACCGACCCCGAGAAGATCGCACGGGCTGCGATGAAGATCGCCGGCGAACTCTGCGTCTACACCAACGACCGGCTGACCGTGGAGAGCCTCGACAGCGCCAATTAG
- a CDS encoding endonuclease/exonuclease/phosphatase family protein — protein sequence MRLIVRLALAMLLCAGAPAWAQAPLKVMSFNIRYANDKDGVNAWDKRRDVTLAMLEKAAPDLFGTQELLKVQGDYLVEKLKGYKWFGIDRRGGHDDEHMGIFYRTDRLKLVESGQFWLSDTPEVVGSITWGHPLPRMVTWGLFETVKGKRRFYAFNTHLPYRAEDEAVRARGAALIARRVEAMAGDLPVVLTGDFNTVPGSEAYRTLSARLQDAWTSAPKREGPEMTFHNFTGTADKRIDWIFTRGFVAKKVRTITDHQGAVQTSDHFPVMAELGWVR from the coding sequence ATGCGTTTGATAGTGCGACTGGCATTGGCGATGCTGCTGTGCGCGGGTGCTCCCGCATGGGCGCAGGCGCCGCTCAAGGTGATGAGCTTCAACATCCGCTACGCCAACGACAAGGATGGCGTGAATGCGTGGGACAAACGCCGGGACGTCACGCTGGCAATGCTCGAAAAGGCCGCGCCGGATCTGTTCGGGACGCAGGAATTGCTGAAGGTGCAGGGCGATTATCTCGTCGAGAAGCTCAAGGGTTATAAGTGGTTCGGGATCGATCGCCGCGGCGGGCATGACGACGAGCATATGGGGATCTTCTACCGGACCGACCGGCTCAAATTGGTCGAGTCGGGCCAGTTCTGGCTGTCGGACACGCCCGAGGTGGTGGGGAGCATCACCTGGGGGCACCCGCTGCCGCGGATGGTGACGTGGGGGCTGTTCGAGACGGTCAAGGGAAAGCGGCGTTTCTACGCCTTCAACACGCATCTGCCCTATCGCGCCGAGGACGAGGCGGTGCGTGCCAGGGGCGCGGCGCTGATCGCCAGAAGGGTCGAGGCCATGGCGGGCGACTTGCCGGTGGTGCTCACCGGCGACTTCAACACCGTTCCCGGCAGCGAGGCCTATCGCACGCTGAGCGCGCGGCTGCAGGATGCCTGGACGAGCGCGCCGAAACGCGAAGGGCCAGAGATGACCTTCCACAATTTCACGGGGACGGCGGACAAGAGGATCGACTGGATTTTCACGCGGGGTTTCGTGGCGAAGAAGGTGCGGACGATTACCGATCATCAAGGCGCGGTGCAGACTTCGGACCATTTTCCGGTGATGGCCGAGCTGGGTTGGGTGCGGTAA
- a CDS encoding threonine synthase yields MLHDDNLTADRPTFVSHLECAMTGERYAADRLHGLSRVGRPLLVRYDLEGVRGALTKDMLATRPADLWKYRELLPVRHTANIVSLGETATPIVPLLREPGNVWVKDEGRLPTGSFKARGLVMAIAMAKELGVTTIAMPTNGNAGAAAAAYAARAGIDAVIFCPDDTPEINVREIAAQGARVYRVNGLIDDCGKLVGAGKETRGWFDLSTLKEPYRIEGKKTMGLELAEQLGWALPDAIFYPTGGGTGLIGMWKAFDEMEALGWIGSKRPRMYAVQAEGCAPIVRAFETGERHATRWEDAHTVAAGIRVPQAVGDFLILDAVRASSGKALAVPDAALMQAVDDAGKRDGLLLCPEGGATLAAYREALAAGLVDAEEKAVLFNCATGLKYPLADQSRFLDRHQAVDWDSL; encoded by the coding sequence ATGCTCCACGACGACAATCTCACCGCGGACCGGCCGACCTTCGTCAGCCATCTCGAATGCGCGATGACCGGTGAGCGCTATGCGGCGGATCGGCTGCACGGGCTATCGAGGGTTGGGCGGCCGCTGCTGGTGCGCTATGATCTGGAGGGCGTCCGCGGGGCGCTGACCAAGGACATGCTCGCCACGCGGCCAGCCGATCTGTGGAAATATCGCGAGTTGCTGCCGGTGCGGCATACCGCCAACATCGTCAGCCTCGGCGAGACCGCGACGCCGATCGTGCCGCTCCTCAGGGAGCCCGGTAATGTCTGGGTCAAGGACGAGGGGCGGCTGCCGACGGGTTCGTTCAAGGCGCGCGGGCTGGTGATGGCGATCGCGATGGCGAAGGAATTGGGCGTCACCACGATCGCGATGCCGACCAATGGCAATGCGGGGGCGGCGGCGGCGGCTTATGCTGCCCGGGCAGGGATCGACGCAGTGATCTTCTGTCCGGACGACACTCCCGAGATCAATGTGCGCGAGATCGCGGCGCAGGGTGCGCGGGTCTATCGAGTCAATGGCCTGATCGACGATTGCGGCAAGCTGGTCGGCGCGGGAAAGGAGACGCGCGGCTGGTTCGATCTGTCGACACTCAAGGAACCATATAGGATCGAGGGCAAGAAGACGATGGGGCTCGAGCTCGCCGAGCAATTGGGCTGGGCGCTGCCCGACGCGATCTTCTATCCCACCGGCGGCGGCACCGGGCTGATCGGGATGTGGAAGGCGTTTGACGAGATGGAGGCGCTCGGCTGGATTGGCAGCAAGCGCCCGCGGATGTACGCGGTGCAGGCCGAGGGCTGCGCGCCGATCGTGCGGGCGTTCGAGACGGGCGAGCGGCATGCGACGCGCTGGGAGGACGCACATACCGTCGCGGCGGGGATCCGGGTGCCGCAGGCAGTGGGCGATTTCCTGATCCTCGACGCAGTGCGCGCGAGCAGCGGCAAGGCGCTGGCGGTACCAGACGCGGCTCTGATGCAGGCGGTGGACGATGCCGGAAAGCGCGACGGGCTGCTGCTGTGTCCCGAGGGCGGGGCGACCCTGGCGGCATATCGCGAGGCGCTGGCGGCGGGGCTGGTCGATGCGGAGGAGAAGGCCGTACTGTTCAATTGCGCGACCGGGCTGAAATACCCGCTGGCGGACCAGTCGCGGTTTCTGGATCGGCACCAGGCGGTGGATTGGGATTCGCTTTAG
- a CDS encoding alpha/beta hydrolase: MQQLTGPSLAPLSGGAAKQLVVLLHGYGSNGADLVSLAPMWRELLPDALFVAPNAPERCPGAPGGYQWWALHDLARPALAAGARHAAPVLDAYLDGLLAEHGLSEDRLMLVGFSQGTMMALHVGVRRERALAGILGYSGMIAGPSLDPGEVRSKPPVLLIHGDADTIVPLSAYHHAYAELERLAFPLEGHVTRGLGHGVDPVGIQLGAKFVKKVLG, translated from the coding sequence ATGCAGCAACTCACCGGCCCCAGCCTCGCGCCCCTGTCCGGCGGCGCCGCGAAGCAGCTCGTCGTGCTGCTCCACGGCTATGGCTCGAACGGCGCCGATCTGGTCTCGCTCGCGCCGATGTGGCGCGAGTTGCTCCCCGACGCATTGTTCGTCGCGCCCAACGCGCCCGAACGCTGCCCCGGCGCGCCCGGCGGCTATCAATGGTGGGCGCTACACGACCTCGCCCGCCCCGCGCTCGCCGCGGGTGCTCGCCATGCCGCGCCGGTGCTCGACGCGTATCTCGATGGCCTGCTCGCAGAGCACGGACTGAGCGAGGACCGGCTGATGCTGGTCGGCTTCAGCCAAGGCACGATGATGGCGCTCCATGTCGGCGTGCGCCGCGAGCGCGCGCTTGCCGGCATTCTCGGCTATTCGGGAATGATCGCCGGTCCGTCGCTCGATCCGGGAGAGGTCCGCAGCAAACCACCGGTGCTGCTGATCCATGGCGATGCCGACACCATCGTCCCGCTCAGCGCCTACCACCACGCTTATGCCGAGCTCGAACGCCTCGCCTTTCCGCTGGAGGGGCATGTCACACGGGGCCTTGGCCACGGCGTCGATCCGGTCGGCATCCAGCTGGGCGCGAAGTTCGTGAAGAAGGTATTGGGCTAA
- a CDS encoding Mth938-like domain-containing protein: MKMERRSAEGPVISGFSGGGFRVDDGVYEGLLITPRRADGWAPPPLAVLTEADLAPLLALDPQPEFLLLGTGETLVRPPAAFVRAFGARGIGVEPMDSRAAARAWGVLRAELRWVAAALYPLG, translated from the coding sequence ATGAAAATGGAACGCCGCAGCGCCGAAGGGCCGGTGATCTCCGGCTTTTCGGGCGGCGGCTTCCGGGTGGATGACGGCGTCTATGAAGGACTGCTCATCACGCCCCGGCGCGCCGACGGCTGGGCGCCCCCGCCGCTCGCCGTGCTGACCGAGGCCGATCTCGCGCCGCTTCTCGCGCTCGATCCGCAGCCCGAATTCCTCCTGCTCGGCACCGGCGAGACGCTGGTCCGTCCGCCCGCGGCCTTCGTGAGGGCGTTCGGCGCGCGCGGCATCGGCGTGGAGCCGATGGACAGCCGCGCCGCCGCACGCGCCTGGGGCGTGCTCCGCGCTGAGCTGCGCTGGGTCGCCGCCGCGCTCTACCCGCTAGGCTGA
- the secF gene encoding protein translocase subunit SecF — MFPLKLVPDNTNIPFLKYRNVAMVLSILLIVASIALCAVRGFNLGIDFVGGQTVRVHFDRAVPIDEIRSKMASLGFEDVTIQEFGSAQEIGIRTELPDGGDTAAEAAATKMRTTIEKGFPGARVTGVESVSSKVSNELFRTGAWALGVAMVGIALYIWFSFEWQFGVGALFALFHDVALTLGFFAVTQLEFDLNVVAAILTIIGYSLNDTIVVYDRIRENMRKYRKMEMVPLLNLSINETLSRTVVTSLSIGIVLTILLVLGPEVIFGFTASMLLGIVIGTFSSVYVSAAILLWLRLKPDSFVQKAAGDAERVTSRELP, encoded by the coding sequence ATGTTCCCGCTCAAGCTCGTCCCCGACAACACCAACATACCGTTCCTGAAATATCGGAACGTCGCGATGGTGCTGTCGATCCTGTTGATCGTCGCGTCGATCGCGCTGTGCGCGGTGCGCGGCTTCAACCTCGGCATCGACTTCGTCGGCGGCCAGACCGTCCGGGTCCATTTCGACCGCGCGGTGCCGATCGACGAGATCCGCTCCAAAATGGCGTCGCTAGGCTTCGAGGATGTCACCATCCAGGAGTTTGGCAGTGCGCAGGAAATCGGCATCCGCACCGAGCTTCCCGACGGTGGCGACACCGCGGCCGAGGCGGCGGCAACCAAGATGCGCACCACGATCGAGAAGGGCTTCCCCGGCGCGCGCGTCACCGGCGTGGAGAGCGTCTCGAGCAAAGTCTCGAACGAATTGTTCCGCACCGGCGCCTGGGCGCTCGGCGTCGCGATGGTCGGGATCGCGCTCTACATCTGGTTCAGCTTCGAATGGCAGTTCGGCGTCGGCGCGCTGTTCGCCTTGTTCCACGACGTCGCGCTGACGCTCGGCTTCTTCGCGGTGACCCAGCTCGAATTCGATCTGAACGTCGTCGCGGCGATCCTGACGATCATCGGTTATTCGCTCAACGACACGATCGTGGTCTACGATCGTATCCGCGAGAATATGCGCAAATACCGCAAGATGGAGATGGTGCCGCTGCTCAACCTCTCGATCAACGAGACACTGTCGCGCACCGTCGTCACCAGCCTGTCGATCGGGATCGTGCTCACCATCCTGCTCGTACTCGGGCCCGAAGTGATCTTCGGCTTCACCGCGTCGATGCTGCTCGGCATCGTCATCGGCACCTTCTCGTCGGTCTATGTATCGGCGGCGATCCTGCTGTGGCTGCGGCTCAAGCCAGACAGCTTCGTCCAGAAGGCGGCCGGCGACGCCGAGCGCGTGACTTCGCGCGAATTGCCGTAA
- the secD gene encoding protein translocase subunit SecD produces the protein MLDFPRWKVWAVIVTIVVCIALSIPSFIPDNVRRTWPSWVPQPTVSLGLDLAGGSYLQLEADTKDVAASRLDAMRESVRSVMRRDPRVEIGDISVQNGQLTFMVRDPAKVDAARERLLEVTGSGAGLTGQRVWDISVVDSSRFVLKPTQAGLEEAIDTAMNDAREVVSRRINEFGTREPNVVRQGKNRIVVEVPGLKDPQALKELIGKTAKLEFKLVDTSVTPQQIQSGNVPAGSQVLSYQEGGGQIAVFRNAMITGDMLVDARQDYDPQDGTPGVAIQLDGVGSRRFAKVTQENSGKPFAIIVDNNVISAPNINEPILGGAARINGGFTVESANQLAVALRSGKLPVTLKVVEERTISAELGKDSISKGVLAGVVGTLALIFFMLITYARFGVYTTLALVVNAFMILGIMAIFNATLTLPGIAGFVLTIGAAVDANVLINERIREEQRVRNRNALASVEFGYKEASRAIFDANITNVISAVIMFAIGSGPIRGFAVVLAIGIVTSVFTGVTFTRLLVADWLKRNRPKTIQI, from the coding sequence ATGCTCGATTTTCCCCGCTGGAAAGTCTGGGCGGTCATCGTCACGATCGTCGTGTGCATCGCACTGTCGATCCCCAGCTTCATTCCCGACAATGTTCGCCGGACCTGGCCGAGCTGGGTTCCCCAGCCGACGGTGAGCCTAGGCCTCGATCTCGCCGGCGGCTCCTATCTGCAGCTCGAAGCGGACACCAAGGACGTCGCGGCGTCGCGGCTCGACGCGATGCGCGAATCGGTCCGGTCGGTGATGCGCCGCGATCCGCGCGTCGAGATCGGCGACATATCGGTCCAGAACGGCCAGCTGACCTTCATGGTCCGCGATCCCGCCAAGGTCGATGCCGCGCGCGAGCGGCTGCTCGAAGTCACCGGTAGCGGTGCCGGCCTCACCGGCCAGCGCGTCTGGGACATTTCGGTGGTCGATTCGAGCCGCTTCGTGCTCAAGCCCACCCAGGCGGGCCTCGAGGAAGCCATCGACACCGCGATGAACGACGCGCGCGAAGTCGTCTCGCGCCGCATCAACGAGTTCGGCACCCGCGAGCCCAACGTGGTCCGCCAGGGCAAGAACCGCATCGTGGTCGAAGTGCCGGGGCTCAAGGATCCGCAGGCGCTCAAGGAGCTGATCGGCAAGACCGCCAAGCTCGAGTTCAAGCTGGTCGACACCAGCGTCACGCCGCAGCAGATCCAGTCCGGAAACGTGCCCGCGGGCAGCCAGGTCCTCTCCTATCAGGAAGGCGGCGGCCAGATCGCCGTATTCCGCAACGCGATGATCACCGGCGACATGCTGGTCGACGCGCGGCAGGACTATGACCCGCAAGACGGCACCCCCGGCGTCGCGATCCAGCTCGACGGCGTCGGCTCGCGCCGCTTCGCCAAGGTGACACAGGAAAATTCCGGCAAGCCGTTCGCGATCATCGTCGACAACAACGTGATCTCCGCACCGAACATCAACGAGCCGATCCTCGGCGGCGCTGCGCGGATCAATGGCGGCTTCACCGTCGAGAGCGCCAACCAGCTCGCGGTCGCCTTGCGCTCGGGCAAGCTGCCGGTCACGCTCAAGGTGGTCGAGGAGCGCACCATCTCGGCAGAGCTCGGCAAGGATTCGATCAGCAAGGGCGTGCTCGCCGGCGTGGTCGGCACTCTGGCGCTGATCTTCTTCATGCTGATCACCTATGCCCGGTTCGGCGTCTATACGACGCTCGCGCTGGTGGTGAACGCGTTCATGATCCTCGGCATCATGGCGATCTTCAACGCCACGCTGACCTTGCCCGGCATCGCCGGCTTCGTGCTGACGATCGGCGCCGCGGTCGACGCCAACGTGCTGATCAACGAGCGTATCCGCGAGGAGCAGCGCGTCCGCAATCGCAATGCGCTTGCCTCGGTCGAGTTCGGCTACAAGGAAGCGTCGCGCGCGATCTTCGACGCCAACATCACCAACGTGATCTCGGCGGTCATCATGTTCGCGATCGGCTCCGGTCCGATCCGCGGCTTCGCGGTCGTGCTCGCGATCGGTATCGTCACTTCGGTCTTCACCGGCGTCACCTTCACTCGTCTGCTCGTCGCGGACTGGCTGAAGCGCAATCGCCCCAAGACCATCCAGATCTGA
- the yajC gene encoding preprotein translocase subunit YajC, translating to MFATPAYAQAAGTAAQGGSTAGAIVTMLPLVLIFVVFYFLMIRPQQKRMKALQDAVGGVKKGDTVITAGGLIGKVTKVDETEVEIELGTNVKVRAIKATLAEVRPLGGAKPAND from the coding sequence ATGTTCGCCACCCCAGCATATGCACAGGCAGCCGGCACCGCGGCACAGGGCGGAAGCACCGCCGGCGCGATCGTCACGATGCTGCCGCTCGTCCTCATCTTCGTGGTCTTCTACTTCCTGATGATCCGTCCGCAGCAAAAGCGCATGAAGGCGCTGCAGGACGCGGTCGGCGGGGTGAAGAAGGGCGACACCGTGATCACCGCGGGCGGACTGATCGGCAAGGTCACCAAGGTCGACGAGACCGAGGTCGAGATCGAGCTCGGCACCAACGTCAAGGTCCGTGCGATCAAGGCGACTCTCGCCGAAGTGCGCCCGCTGGGCGGCGCCAAGCCCGCGAACGACTGA